In Rhizoctonia solani chromosome 7, complete sequence, one DNA window encodes the following:
- a CDS encoding Retrotransposon gag protein, protein MVAQNMIVLKKEFSQLQGAYEAQHNQIALLRAELEEHCDQSRNQHIFYSNQIQGAATSIQAVQDQLLHQSSSCSTAPPPLPSGTTTSINPPPAPTSSTSDLKFAKPNKFSGKKEDALNFIIACQAYIRAKGANRSHEEKILWVTSYFEGAAEDWVRPYKERKVFRGEAVPLLENIDVFWAEFTKHYVDTNRDEKYRQKWNNLRQKASVQEYTWEFQQYSVSLGYSDKTLRDKYYDGLKNDIKDIMLSTMFQWRRATAQQVYDKAEEIANHIKSTRLSNPSASTPTTCVSSSTAPNSNSTPTRTRLNVGDNVYMIDPTTCRAKKGAITSIVRTTSGNMPNVRWNGESKDTMIPFPSLKKDKRPAAIAPVKPILAPTPVLASNAKGPVLWI, encoded by the coding sequence ATGGTTGcccaaaatatgattgtGCTAAAAAAAGAATTCTCACAATTACAAGGTGCTTATGAAGCACAACACAACCAAATAGCATTATTAAGggcagaacttgaggaacatTGCGATCAATCGCGTAATCAACATATTTTTTATTCAAACCAAATTCAAGGGGCGGCTACTTCCATccaggctgtgcaagatcagcttcttcatcaatcttCCTCTTGCTCCACAGCTCCACCCCCCCTGCCTTCTGGCACTACCACCTCTATCAATCCCCCACCTGCCCCTACGTCTTCTACTTCTGATTTAAAATTTGCCAAACCAAACAAATTTAGTGGCAAAAAAGAAGACGCCCTCAATTTTATCATTGCCTGTCAGGCTTACATAAGGGCAAAGGGAGCAAACCGATCCCATGAGGAAAAGATTCTTTGGGTAACATCATATTTTGAGGGAGCAGCAGAAGATTGGGTACGTCCAtataaggaaaggaaggtgtttaGGGGAGAAGCGGTTCCCTTGTTGGAAAATATTGATGTATTTTGGGCGGAATTCACTAAACATTATGTGGACACAAATCGTGATGAAAAGTACCGtcaaaaatggaacaacttGCGGCAGAAGGCTTCAGTTCAAGAGTACACTTGGGAATTCCAACAATACTCAGTGTCCTTGGGCTATAGTGACAAAACCTTGCGTGACAAGTATTACGATGGCCTTAAAAATGAcatcaaggacatcatgctctccaccatgttccaatggcgtcgCGCCACAGCTCAGCAGGTTTATGACAAAGCAGAAGAAATTGCCAACCATATCAAATCCACACGCTTGTCTAATCCATCCGCTTCCACCCCCACTACTTGCGTATCTTCCAGCACTGCCCCCAATTCCAATTCCACTCCCACTCGTACACGCCTCAATGTGGGAGATAACGTCTACATGATTGACCCCACCACTTGtcgcgccaagaaaggcgctatcACATCTATTGTTCGTACCAcctctggcaatatgcccAACGTCAGGTGGAATGGAGAATCCAAAGACACTATGATTCCTTTCCCTTCTTTGAAAAAAGACAAGCGTCCTGCCGCAATCGCCCCTgttaagcccatccttgccCCCACCCCTGTCCTGGCCTCGAATGCTAAAGGCCcagtgttatggatatga